The nucleotide window GCTCGAAGGCGATGCCGAACTCCAGCGGCGTCGGGATCGCGATCCAGCCGGCCTGGGCGACCGCCGAGAAGTCGGCGACGCCGAGGGCGATGGCGGCGATGTAGCCAACCAGGATGCCGAGGAACACGCTCGTGATCCGGAGGAAGCCGGTGAAGAACTGGTTCAGCCCGAGCGTGACGAAGAACACGAGCGAGGCGAGCCCGATGTTCATCAGCGAGCCGTAGTCGGCGGCACCCGCGCCGCCGGCGGCGTAGTCCATCCCGACCGGGATGAGCGTCAGCCCGATCAGCATGACGACGATCCCGCTCACCAGTGGCGGGAAGAACCGGTCGATGTAGTCGTACGAGAAGCCGATACCGACCTCGACGAACGCGCCGACGAGGCAGGCACCGAACACCGCCGGTAAGCCGAACTGCGTGCTGATGGCGACGAGCGGGCCGACGAACGCGAAGCTCGTCCCCATCATCACGGGGAGGTTCGAGCCGACGGGACCGACAGTGAACACCTGGACGAGCGTCGCCACGCCCGCGACGAGCAGCGCCATCTGGACCAAGAACGTGGTTCTGCCGGTCGCGAGCCCGACGGCACCCGCGATGATCAGCGGCGGTGCGACGTTCCCGAGGAACATCGCGAACACGTGCTGGAGGCCGAGCGGTATCGCCTCGGGGAGTGGCGGCTTGTCGTCTAATTCGTATTGTATGTGATCAGCGGATTCCTGTGACATGATACCACGTTACGCAAGTATGGGTGTGGTTATATATAGGCTCGTTTGAGAAACACACCTCGTATCACTGCATACTTATATACGATTATTATTAACCCTCGATCCAGCGTGCGCTCACAGCGATCTCCGTCGCGTTCACAACGACACACGGGCGTGATGGCACGGATAGAGACCACGGACCGGGACGTTCGATCGAAAGCTCGTTTGCGACGCCGAGATCCGTGAGAGCAGCGTCGATAGTCGTCCGTTCCGTTTGGCAGCGGCTACCGGGTCCAGGGAACGTTCGGAACCCGACCCGGGATACCTCCGCGATGGAGCGAGTCAGTTGGCCGAGCGACTGGTCCACTCACGATCGGCCACCGAATCCAGGCCCACACGGGAGCGTACGTCATCGGCACGTGTTTGCGATTCCGCGAGAAGGTTCGGGTAGCGCTCCTCGATGCCGGGCACTGTCCCGTTCTCCATCACGATCTCGCCCTCGCAGACGACGGTATCTATTTCGTGGCCGTGTGTCTGAAGGACCAGTGCCGACGCGATGTTCCGGATCGGCGTCAGCTGCGGGTAGTCGAGATCGACGAGCGCCAGATCGGCGCGCTTGCCCGGTTCGATCGAACCGAGCTCGTCCGCCCGGCCGATGGTGCGAGCCCCGTCGATCGTCGCCATCTCCAGGGCCTTCTCGGCGGTGACGGCTCCGGCATCCCGGCGGTCGGCCCGGTGGATGAGGGCGGCGTACTGCATGTCCGAGAGCGGGTTGATCGTGTCGTTGCCGCTCGGGTTGTCGGTGCCGAGACCGACCGTGACTCCGTAGTTGGTCATCGTGGGGACCGGTGCGACGCCGGAGCCGAGAACCAGGTTCGTGAGCGGGTTGTGGACGATCTTCGTGTCGGTCGCCGCACACAGCCGAACGTCCCGCTCGTCGACGTGCACGCAGTGAGCTAACACTGTCCGGTCGCCGAGATAGTCGACGGCGTCGAGGTACTCCACATGGCTCATCTCGCCGTATTCCTCGTGGACCGTCTCCGAGGCGTGAGTCGTCGTCATCGTCTCCCGGCGTTCGGCGAACTCGGCGGCCGCGGTCAGCCCGTCGTCCGTCGCCGTCACGACGTTCTCGGGTGCGATCCAGACCTGCTGTCGGCTGTCTGGCGACGGATCGTGGTACCGATCGAAGACGTCGCCGACCCGTTCGAGGGCGGCGTCGGTCCCACTCAACGAGGCGTCCATCGGGACGTGCTCGACAGCCGATTCCTTCCGCGTGACGCGATCGACGAAGTCGGTTAGGGTGCGTGGGAGATCGTCGTTGTCGCGAAACGCCTGCGCGTAGACGTTCCGGATGCCCGCGGCGTCGTACTCGTTCAATTTCGCTTCGAGGATCGCGTCGGACTCGTCGTCCCACATGAGAAACACCTCGGGGAATTCGACGAAGGTCGTGATCCCCGCACGGAGCGCCTCGGTGACGAACAGCGCCGACGCGACGGCGTGGTCGTCGGGCGTCATGGCATAAATTGCTGGCTTTTTGACGTTGAACAGCCAGTCGTACAGCGCCCGCTCGTTGCTCACGCCGCCACGAGCGAGGATGTCCGCAACGTGCGTATGCGGATCGATGAACCCAGGGAGGACGGCGTGACCGCTCGCATCGACGATCCGATCGCCATCGTACTGGTCGGTGATCGTCGCCATCGGTCCGACAGCGACGATCTCGCCCCCGTCGACGGCGATTGCGCCGTCATCGATGACGTCGCGCGCCGGGTTCATCGTCACGATGCGACCGTTCTCGACGAGCAGTTCGACCATGCTCTTCGGTCAATCACCGACAGTATAAACATGTTCTTTGCTATCACTCCTCAGTACTGTCGGACCCATGCGGGTCGACCGACGGAAGCAACGTACCGGCAGGTGGTTTTTTGCTCGTCCCCCTCGAACCATTCAGTAATGTCACGAACGACCGTATCGTATACGGATAATCGTATTTACGAGTTCACGCCGGCGCTCGAACCAGCCTACACCGCTGCGGACGGCGAATCGCTGACCGTCGAGACGGTCGACAGTCTCGAAGGGGCGATCCAGAAGGATACCGACCGATTGCAGTCGATCCCGGACGAGGTCAACGCCGCGACCGGTCCCATCACCGTGGCAGGAGCCACACCGGGCGACGTCCTCCGGGTCGATATCGAGGCGATACGCGTCACCGAGGATCGCGGCCGCGTCGTCACCGCACCAGCGTTCGGCCTCCAGCAGGACGCAGCCGACATCGAGCACCCGTTCACGCGCATGACGCCCATTGATGGGGATACCGTCGAGTTCGGGGACGTTGCCGTCCCGATCCAGCCGGTCATCGGAACGATCGGGGTCGCACCGGCCGCCGATTCCTATTCGACACTCGTCCCGCACGATCACGGCGGGAATCTCGACACGACGGATATGACCGCCGGCACGACGGCGTACTTCCCGGTCTTCCAGGACGGTGCGATGCTCGCAATGGGCGACGCGAAGGCTGCGATGGCTGACGGGGAGATGTGTGGCACCGGCGTCGAGATCGGGACCGAGATCGACATCACCCTCGACGTGGTGTCCGATCCGACCGTCTCGCTCGACCGACCGCTGGTCGAAACTGACGCGGCGTGGAAGACGATCGCGAGCGCCGAAACGATGGAGGTCGCCGCGACGCTCGCCAATCGCGATCTGATGACGTTGCTCGAAGCCATGCACGACTGGGAGACGACCGAAGCGTATCTGTTCTCCAGTCTCGTCGGTGGTCTGGAGATCAGCCAGGTCGTCGACCCGCTCGTCACGGTGCGAAACGCCGTTCCGATGGAGTATCTCGACGATCCGTTCGGCACTGCGTAACTTTCGTGCTCCCGATCCCGAACCGCTAGGGTGATGAACGCCACGCGCGACGGTCGACGCAAGCACTGAACATCGCCATGCAAGAGCAGCAAGCCGAACGGCGGGATGGTCGGACGTGGTGGCGGGTCGGTTGCGTCAGCGTCGTCGCTCTGTGTCTCCTCGGCGCTGGTTTCGCGGCAGCCAGCGGCGGTCCAGCGATGGCCGACGGCAGTCCAGCAGCGGCTGCCGACGTACCCACACAGCAACAGCTTCAACAGTCGACGCCGAACACCGTGACCATCCGAAGCACGGGCGAGGAGCGCGTCTTCTATACGATCTCGGTCAGTGGCAATATCGAGCCAGGACCGGGAGCCGATCTCACGGGTGCGGATCAGCCCGATACGATCAACGGAGCGACGGCGTCCGGCTCGACGGCGCTCAACGGCGTCGACAACTTCACGTTTCGTGGGCGGATCACCGCGCTGAACGTCTCCGGCGGGCCCGCGGAGGTCTCCGTCAATGGTACGCAAGTCGACCCCGCGACGTTCCCACAGTCCGCACCGCCGACAACTGCCTCGCCGACGGCGACGCCAACGCGGACGCCGACGTCCACACCGACATCGACGGCTACCGCGACGCCGACGACGACGGCCACAGCCACCGCGACACCGACAGCAACGTCGACGGCGACACCGACGCCGGACACACCCTCGACGACCACGGCGACGCCATCCGCAACGCCGACAGCATCGCCGACCCCGTCCGAGGCGGCGAACGCGACCACACAGCCACAGGGCGAGAGCGGAGGGATACTCGACTGGCTCGGATCGATCAGCCTGTTCACCATCGCCGGCACGCTGTTGCTCGTCGTGTTCGCGATTTTGGCGCTGGTCGCTCGGTACAACGACTGAACGCCGCCACAGTCGCCCGCATCGGCCGAATTCAGCTCGAAAGTCGAGCACGCCCGCGCTATGAGATCGGGTCGTCGCACGCACCCTCGACGATTTCGTCTAGTCGGCCGGTGGCGACCAGTTCCGTCGCGATCTCGATGTCACCGTGGAGCGGTCGATCCGCGTCGAGCGGCGGGACGTGTTCGCGGAGTGCGTCGTAGGCCGCACCGGTGGCGCTACCGGGATCGAGCCCGTCGTCGACGAACTCCATCGCCTGCGCGCCACAGAGCAGTTCGATCCCCACTACCGTCAGCGCGTTCTCCACCGCCGTACGGGCGTTGAATGCGCTCTGGGTACTCATGCTCACGTGGTCTTCCTGCCCGCCGCTCACGGGTGTGTTGTCCGTCGAGGGCGATCCCAGCGATCGGTTCTCGTTGACGAGCGCGGCGGCGCTGTACTGGGCGATCATGTAGCCCGAGCCGACGCCGCTATCGGGCGTGAGAAACGGTGGGAGATGCTCCTCCTGGAGATTGGGATTGAGCAGCCGATCGACACGGCGCTCGACGATGGCGGCGAGGTCGGCGAGCGCGTTCGTGGCGTAATCCAGCCGGAGCGCGAGCGGTGCGCCGTGGAAGTTGCCGCCCGAAAGCACGCCCACGGACTCGGTGCCGCTCGCGCGGTCGTCGACCGCGCTGCCGGGGAAGACGAGCGGGTTGTCGGTCGCGCTGTTCAGTTCGACCTCGACCGCCTCGCGCAGGTGCGAGATCGCGTCGCGCGCCGCGCCGTGGACCTGCGGGAGACAGCGAATCGAGTAGGCGTCCTGGACGCGATCACAGTTGCGGTGGGATTCGACGATCTCGGACCCTGCCGTGAGTGTTCGCACGTTACGCGCGCTCGCGGCCTGTCCCGCGTGCGGACGCACGTCCTGGATCGCCGGATCGCAGGCGGCGGTCGTCCCCATCGAGACCTCGGTCGTGAGCGCGCCGGCGACGTCCGCACCGCGAAGCGCGCGCTCGGCATCGACGACACAGAGCGCGCCCAGCCCAACCGTGAGCTGCGTGCCGTTGATGAGCGCCAACCCCTCCTTCGCTCCGAGCGAGAGCGGTTCGAGGCTGGCCCGCGCGAGCGCTGCCTCGCCGTCGAGGCGCTCGCCGTCGACTTCGGCTTTACCCTCACCAAGCAACACGAGCGCCTGGTGGGCCAGCGGCGCGAGATCGCCGCTCGCGCCGAGGCTGCCCTGAGATTTGACGACCGGATGGATCCCCCGATTGAGCATCATCAGGAGATGGTCGACGACGACTTCGCGGATGCCCGAGTAGCCCTTCACGAGCGCGTTGATCCGTGTGAGCAGCATCGCGCGCACCTCCTCGCGTTCGAGCTCGCGGCCCACGCCCGAGGCGTGGCTCCGAATGAGGTTGGTCTGGAGTTGCTCGCGATCACCTTCGGGGATGTGTTCGGTCACGAGCTGGCCGAACCCGGTGTTCAGCCCGTAGACCGTCTCGTCGCTGTCGAGGACGTCCTCGACGCGCGCTCTGGATTCCCGGACGGCCTCGCGCGCGGAATCGGCGATGGCCACCGGGCGATCGTGGCGGGCGACCGCGGCCACCCCCTGGGGTGTGAGTGATTCGCCGTCGAGTACGACCGGTTCGTCCTCGTTCATCGCTGCCCTCCAGAGACGGGTTCGCCACCTTTGAGCACCGTTACGACGGTGTTCACGCCGAAATTGTAGGGGACATGGACGTGCGAGGGCGCGTCGACGATCGCCACGTCGGCGGGCATCCCCTCACGAAGCGTTCCCGCCTCACCGGCACGATCGAGCGCGCGTGCGCCACCGTGTGTGCCGGCGATCAGGGCTTCGGCGGGCGTCATTTCCATCCCGACGCAGGCGAGTGCGATCGCGAAGCCCATGCTCTGTGAGTGGCAGTTCGGGTTGAAGTCGGTCGCCACGGCAACCGATCCGCCCTCGTCGAGAAACGCCCGCGCATCCGCGTAATCCGCGCCAAGCGAGAAAGCCGTTCCGGGAAGGAGTACTGGTGTGACGTCAGCTTCGGCGAGTGCCGCGCGATCGTCCGCGTTCGCGTGGAGGAGGTGATCGGCGCTCGTCGCACCCAGTTCGGCCGCGAGCTGCGCGCCGCCGAGTCGGACGAACTCCTCGGCGTGGACCTTGGGCGTGAGCCCGTGTTCCATCCCGGCTTCGAGCACCCGTCTGGACTGTGCGACCGAGAAGACGTCCTCCTCGCAGAAGACGTCGCAGAACTCCGCGATCCCTTGGTCGGCGACCGCGGGGAGCTGGTCGTCGACCACTCGATCGGTGTACGTCTCGGCGTCCTCGTCTTCGGGCACGGCGTGTGCGCCCATAAACGTCGGCACGACATCGATCGGATGCTGTTCGTCGGCACGCCGAATCACGTCGAGCATCCGCAGTTCGGTCTCGGTATCGAGCCCGTAGCCGGACTTGATCTCGACGGTCGTGGTGCCGTGGGCGCACATCATGTCGAGATGCGGGAGCAGGTTCGCGAGGAGTTCGTCGTCGCTCGCCTCGCGGACAGCGTTTACGGTTCTGAGAATACCCCCACCCTCGGCGAGAATGTCTTGATACTGCTCGCCGCCGAGCTTCGCCGCAAACTCGTCCGAACGATCGCCAGCGAACAGGCCATGCGTGTGGGAATCGACGAATCCCGGAATCACGGTCTTCCCACTGGCGTCGATCGCGTGTGTGGCGTTCGCCGCGGGATACTCGTCGGTGATCTCTTCGGTCGGACCGATCGCGGTCACGTGGCCGTCCGTGACGGCGATGGCGGCGTTCTCGTATCGTTCGAGCGGTGCGTCCGTTCCCGGTCCGACGACGATCTCGTTCGCGTCGTGGATTACTGTCGTGAGTTCAGTCATGATGAATCTCCGTCGTACGCACTGAGAAAGTGGGCAATCGCCCGCGCGCCGGCCGCGGCGGTCAGTTCTCTTGAATCGAGCGGCGGCGCATACTCGACGACCTCGAAGCCTGCCACGCGGTCGTCGGCCGCGACGATTCGCAGCATGCGGAATAGTTCGCGCGTCGTGAGTCCACCGGGTGTGGGTGCGCTCACGCCCGGTGCGGCCGTCGCGTCGAGCACGTCGAGATCGACGCTGACGTAGACTGTATCGACCCCGGCCATCGCATCGAGTGCGCGCTCGGCAGCACTCTCGACATCGTCACCGACGGCCTCGCTTGTGACGATCTCGCCACCCTGTTCGTCCACATACTCGGCATACGCCGTCGATGTCTCGAAGTGACGTGCACCGACGCAAGCGTAGGCGTCGAGCCCCGCCTCGTGAAGCTGCCGGTAGGGTGTCCCGCTCGTCGGTTCGCCACGCACCTCACGACAGTCGAGATGGGCGTCGAAGTTGACGACGCCGAGTGATTCGGAGAGCAGCGGCGCAGCATTCGGATACGTGAGCGAGTTGTCGCCGCCGAGGAAGATCGGCAGCGCGTCGCTCGCGTGGATCTCGCGAGTTATCTCGCGGATCGATTCCTGGACCGTGCTGACGTCGCCGTCCAGAACCTCGACGTCGCCGAGATCGCCGACCGATTCGACGGGCCCCGCGTCGAAATGATGGGTTTTGACTCCAGTGAGCGCCTCGCGGAGCGCTGTAGGACCTTCACGTGCGCCGCGTCGGCCGATCACCGCGCCGTCGTACGGCTCGCCGACGAGGACGGTGTCGAACTCGCTGGCATGGTCGAGGGTTATCGGTTCGACGATATCGCCGAACTGCTCGTCGTTCGGGTCGGCGGAGGGGCCGTCCCAGGCCGGCGGTTCGCGCAGGCTCATCGCCGATCCTGCATCGGAACGGGCACGTCCGACTGGCCGGCCTCGTCGATGGCATCCTCGTAGCCTGCGTCAGCGTGGCGGATCACGCCCATGCCGGGGTCGGTCGTGAACACGCGCTCGGCCTTCTCGGCAGCCAGATCGGAGCCATCGAGCACGACGTGATTGTTCGCATGGAGCGCGTTGCCGATGCCGACGCCGCCGCCGTCGTGGACGCTCACGATGTCCGCACCCGCGGCGCAGTTGAGGAGGGCATTGAGGATCGGCCAGTCGGCGACCGCGTCGGTGCCGTCTTTCATCGCCTCGGTCTCGCGATGCGGGCTGGCGACGCTGCCCGCGTCGAGGTGGTCGCGCGTGACGACGATCGGTGCGCTGATCTCGCCCTCGGCGACCAACTCGTTGATCCGGAGCGCGAAGCGGGCGCGTTCGGTGACCCCATCGTCGTCAGTTTCGTACCCGAGCCAGCAGACCCGCGAGGGAAGTCCCTGAAAGGAGACCTGCTCCTGGGCGAGATCGATCCAGCGGGTGAGCGAGTCGTTTTCGGGGAACAGTTCGGTGACTGCCTCGTCGGTGCGACGGATGTCCGCGGGATCGCCCGACAGCGCCGCCCAGCGGAACGGGCCGCGACCGCGACAGAACATCGGGCGGATATAGGCGGGAACGAACCCGGGGAAGTCGAACGCGTCCTCACGCCCGCGGTGATCCTCGACCTGCCCGCGGAGGTTGTTGCCGTACTCGAAGGCGATCGCACCCTCTTCTTGGAGGTCGAGGATGGCGTCGACGTGGCGCTCCATCGTATCGAGACTCTCCTCGACGTAGCGCTCGGGGTTCTCCTCCCGGAGCTCGTCGGCTTCGTCGACCGTGTAGCCGCTCGGATAGTAGCCTTCGAGTTCGTCGTGGGCGCTCGTCTGGTCGGTCACGACATCGGGAACGAAATCGCGCTCAGCCATCGCTTCGAGCATGTCCGCGACGTTCATCTCGACGGCGACGCTGTAGGGTTCGCCGGCGTCGGCCGCCGCTGCGGCCTCGTCGAGCGCCTCGTCGAGATCCTCGGCGCGTTCCATCAGGTAATCGGTCTCCAGGCGACGCTCGATCCGGTTGGCGTCGACCTCGGCGGCGATACAAACGCCCTTGTTCATCGTGACCGCGAGCGGCTGTGCACCACTCATTCCACCCAAACCGCCGGTGGCGACGATCTTTCCTTCGAGGTCGCTATCATACTCCTGGCGACCGAGTTCGGCGAGGGTTTCGTAGGTTCCCTGGATGATCCCCTGCGTGCCGATGTACGCCCACGAGCCGGCGGTCATCTGGCCGTACATGATCTTCCCCTCGGCTTCGAGTTCGTGGAACTGCTCCCAGTCGTCCCACCTCCCGACGAGATTCGAGTTCGCGATCAGGACCCGGGGCGCGCGCTCGTGGGTCGGAAACCGTCCGACGGGTTTGCCTGACTGGACGAGCAGGGTTTCCTCGTCGTCGAGTTCGCGCAGTTCGGCGAGGATCGCGTCGTAGGCGTCCCAGCTCCGGGCGGCTCTGCCGGTCCCGCCATAGACAACGAGCTCCTCGGGTTTTTCGGCTACCTCGGGATCGAGGTTGTTGTTGAGCATCCGGAGGGCCGCCTCCTGCCGCCAGCCCTCGCACTCGATCTCGGTGCCCGTGGGCGCTCCCTGGTACTCGCGCCACTGCGCCGACGGCTCGCCGATGCCGGCCTCGTCCGGTGCGGGTTCTTGTTCGCTCATCGGCCAAACTATGCGAACGAGTCACGAGACAGTTTGGCCTCCAAGCGGTGGTTGATTTTTAAGCCGATCTGGAGCGGGGGTGTTACGGTCGTTCGTAGATCGATCGAATCGATGGCGAGCGATCGGTGTGAGCATGAATATAAAAATACCCCTCCGTTCGGCAGTATTCCTTCCTTGTTCGCGCTGGGATAACAGAGAGCTATGCGAACAACACCCAGGATAGACGATCACGAACCGGCACGGACCCCGATCTCACAGTCATGGATTTCGCTGGTCGCAGATTGGCAATCGGCTGTGGGAGTCGTCTTCCAGTCCAGTGGGAGCGATTCTGGCGGTTGGTGGCGGAGCGGGCGAAGTGAGAAGTCATTTAGTGAGACCACCACGGACGATCGACACGAATGGTAGCGTTCGAACCGCGGCTGTTCGCGGAGATCGATCCCGACGAACGCCCGTCGCTCGCGGCGTCGCTCGTCCCCGTCGCGGCGATGATCGTCTTCCTCAGCGTCGGTATCGTCGTCTTCGACCTCGACCCGCAGTTTCCCCTGTTCTGGGGGATCGCCTTCACTGGACTGTTCGTCCGATACCGTCTCGGCTTCTCGTGGGACGCGCTCTACGACGGCATCACCGACAGCATCCTGATGGGGATGCGGGTCGTGCTCATCATGTTCGTCGTCTACGCGCTCGTCTCGACGTGGATCCAGGCCGGGACGATTCCCGGACTGATGTACTACGGGCTCGAACTGCTCACACCCGAGATCTTCCTCCCGCTCACCGCCATCCTCGCCGCGATCGTCTCGTTCGCGGTCGGTTCATCGTGGACGACCGCGGGCACGCTCGGCGTCGCCTTCATCGGTATCGGCTCGGGGCTCGGCATCCCCGCGCCGATGACTGCCGGTGCGATCCTCTCGGGGGCGTACACCGGGGACAAACAGTCGCCGCTCTCCGACACGACGAATCTCGCGGCCGCGGTGACGAACACCGATCTCTACGAGCACATCAACGCGATGCGCGCGGGCACGCTGGTTGCGTTCGGCCTCTCGGTCGTTCTATATGTAATCCTCGGCCTGAGCGCCTCCGGGTCGATCCCGGCCGGGCGCGTCGGCGCGATCCAGAACGCCATCGCGGGCTCCTACGCCGTGTCGCCGCTCGTGTTCGTCCCGATCCTCGTCACCTTCGGGCTGGCCATCTACGGGGTTCCGGCGCTCCCGACGCTCGGCACGGGCGTCTTCGCGGGCGCATTCACTTCGATGGCCGTCCAGGGGACCGGTTTCACCGCCGCGTGGACGGCCGCACAGTCCGGGACGGCCCCCGAAACGGGGATGCAGCTCGTCGACGGACTGCTCGAAAGCGGCGGCCTGCTCGGGGGTGCATGGATCGTGACGATCGCGCTCGCTGCGCTCTCGCTCGGTGGCATCCTCGAACGGACGGGTATGCTTGCCGTGCTCGCCCACCATCTGGGTCGGCTGAGTCGTGGCGTGGCGAGTCTCACCGGCGTGACGGCAATCTCGGCCGTGGCGATGAACATGCTCGCCGCCGAGCAGTACATCAGCATCGTCGTCCCCGGGATGACCCTTCGCAATCTCTACAACGAACAGGGCCTGAAGAGCAAGAACCTCTCGCGCGCCGTCGAGGCCAGCGGGACGACCTCCGCGGCACTCATCCCCTGGAACAGCGGCGGGCTGTTCATGGCCGGCACGCTCGGTGTCTCGACGCTATCGTACGCGCCCTACTACTTCTTCGGCTTCCTCTCGCCGCTCGTCCTCATCGTCATGGGGCTCACCGGCTGGCAGATCGCGTACAAGGACGGAAAGACGGGCGAGACGACACCGACGAGCGAGGGATCCGTCCCCGCCGCCCCCGGCGAGGACTGACGCCCATGAGGCAGGTTTAGGGCAGCGCAGCCGTTGTGCGGCGTATGTACGAGGCGACCTTCCGCATCGAGGGCGACGGGGCCTACGCCGCCGCGACCGCGGGAACGGATGCGACGGTCGAACTGTGGTGTAACGACCACTGCGATCTCCTCTACGTCACGAACGAGGCCGTCGACGGGGTACGTGCGCACGTCCGCGAGCGTGTCGGCATCAAGGACAGTCTCCAGCGGCCGAACGAGTCGGTGCTCGTCACCGACGATTGTCTGAAACGCCACGAGCGAAGTTCGATCGAGACGTATCTCGCGCGTCACGACTGCCTGCTCCTGCCGCCGCTGCGCTACGCCGACGGCGCGAAATCCTGTCGCGTGCTCGCGCTCGATCCGGCCAACCTGACGGGCTGTTATCGCGATCTCGTCGATGACGGTTTCTCGGTCTCGGTCGAACGGAAACGCGAGATCGAGACGGTCGCCCACGACGCGCCGTTGCTCAGCCTCGACGGCGTGCTGCCCGATCTCTCGCCCCGCCAGCGCGAGACGCTCACGACCGCCCACGGAAAGGGCTACTACGAAATCCCGCGCGAAACGACGACCAGCGAGATCGCCGATGAAGTCGGGGTCGAACGGCGCACCGCCGAGGAACATCTCCGGCGGGCGGAAAACAAACTCATGGCGGCGCTGATGCAGTACGTCGGCGTCTGAGACGCCTGTACAGTCCGAATTGCGAAAATCGCAGTCCCGCGCAGTCGATATCGTTTTGGCCGCCGATCACCTACGAGACGGTACGATGATGGCAACGACACACGCGCTGGCCGGCGTTGCCGTCGCCTCGCTCGTCGCGCTCGGTGCCCCCGAACAGGCACCCATGGCGCTCGCGGCGGCGTTCGTCGGCGGCCTGTTCCCCGACCTCGATCTCTACGCCGGCCACCGCAAGACGCTCCACTTCCCGGTCTACTACTGGCCGTTCGCGCTCGCCGCCGGCGCGCTCGCCGTCGTTTCGACCGGGCCGGCGACCGTCGCCCTCGTCTGCTTCCTCCTCGCGGCGGCGCTCCACTCGACGATGGACGTCTTCGGCGGCGGGCTCGAACTCCGGCCGTGGCGTGCGACCTCCGAGCGGGCGGTGTACGACCACTTCGCGGGCCGTTGGCGTCGACCACGGCGCTGGGTGCGCTACGACGGTGCGCCCGAGGACGCGCTG belongs to Halococcus qingdaonensis and includes:
- a CDS encoding metal-dependent hydrolase; its protein translation is MMATTHALAGVAVASLVALGAPEQAPMALAAAFVGGLFPDLDLYAGHRKTLHFPVYYWPFALAAGALAVVSTGPATVALVCFLLAAALHSTMDVFGGGLELRPWRATSERAVYDHFAGRWRRPRRWVRYDGAPEDALLGALLAIPPLLVAGAPLRWLIGTTVCLSVGYALVRRRVPAVTEHLIGFVPATMTEYVPERFVEG
- the hutU gene encoding urocanate hydratase, with the translated sequence MSEQEPAPDEAGIGEPSAQWREYQGAPTGTEIECEGWRQEAALRMLNNNLDPEVAEKPEELVVYGGTGRAARSWDAYDAILAELRELDDEETLLVQSGKPVGRFPTHERAPRVLIANSNLVGRWDDWEQFHELEAEGKIMYGQMTAGSWAYIGTQGIIQGTYETLAELGRQEYDSDLEGKIVATGGLGGMSGAQPLAVTMNKGVCIAAEVDANRIERRLETDYLMERAEDLDEALDEAAAAADAGEPYSVAVEMNVADMLEAMAERDFVPDVVTDQTSAHDELEGYYPSGYTVDEADELREENPERYVEESLDTMERHVDAILDLQEEGAIAFEYGNNLRGQVEDHRGREDAFDFPGFVPAYIRPMFCRGRGPFRWAALSGDPADIRRTDEAVTELFPENDSLTRWIDLAQEQVSFQGLPSRVCWLGYETDDDGVTERARFALRINELVAEGEISAPIVVTRDHLDAGSVASPHRETEAMKDGTDAVADWPILNALLNCAAGADIVSVHDGGGVGIGNALHANNHVVLDGSDLAAEKAERVFTTDPGMGVIRHADAGYEDAIDEAGQSDVPVPMQDRR
- the nhaC gene encoding Na+/H+ antiporter NhaC yields the protein MVAFEPRLFAEIDPDERPSLAASLVPVAAMIVFLSVGIVVFDLDPQFPLFWGIAFTGLFVRYRLGFSWDALYDGITDSILMGMRVVLIMFVVYALVSTWIQAGTIPGLMYYGLELLTPEIFLPLTAILAAIVSFAVGSSWTTAGTLGVAFIGIGSGLGIPAPMTAGAILSGAYTGDKQSPLSDTTNLAAAVTNTDLYEHINAMRAGTLVAFGLSVVLYVILGLSASGSIPAGRVGAIQNAIAGSYAVSPLVFVPILVTFGLAIYGVPALPTLGTGVFAGAFTSMAVQGTGFTAAWTAAQSGTAPETGMQLVDGLLESGGLLGGAWIVTIALAALSLGGILERTGMLAVLAHHLGRLSRGVASLTGVTAISAVAMNMLAAEQYISIVVPGMTLRNLYNEQGLKSKNLSRAVEASGTTSAALIPWNSGGLFMAGTLGVSTLSYAPYYFFGFLSPLVLIVMGLTGWQIAYKDGKTGETTPTSEGSVPAAPGED
- a CDS encoding helix-turn-helix domain-containing protein — its product is MYEATFRIEGDGAYAAATAGTDATVELWCNDHCDLLYVTNEAVDGVRAHVRERVGIKDSLQRPNESVLVTDDCLKRHERSSIETYLARHDCLLLPPLRYADGAKSCRVLALDPANLTGCYRDLVDDGFSVSVERKREIETVAHDAPLLSLDGVLPDLSPRQRETLTTAHGKGYYEIPRETTTSEIADEVGVERRTAEEHLRRAENKLMAALMQYVGV